One window of Papaver somniferum cultivar HN1 chromosome 9, ASM357369v1, whole genome shotgun sequence genomic DNA carries:
- the LOC113312321 gene encoding uncharacterized protein LOC113312321, whose protein sequence is MGFSTSQGVASAEKEGNRTQKFIERINKIHTLVEAQLQKSQAKYKAKHDKHRVPCNFSTRDLVWLRIGKERLKGEGKKLKPIRYGPFKILKQFGDNAFQLDLPPCMQIYFVINAEYLKLLEPPLLNEEEDDQELKLPPVEDLWMDREEILKQDCIVETKITPTRRGNRVMFRVGRKGQVPSKAKWFNKEQGETEFPHIQFKAYRSSIFLKMGSHDT, encoded by the coding sequence ATGGGTTTTTCTACCTCACAAGGTGTAGCATCAGCAGAAAAAGAAGGCAATAGAACTCAAAAGTTTATCGAAAGAATAAACAAGATACACACTTTGGTAGAAGCTCAGTTGCAGAAGTCACAAGCTAAATACAAGGCTAAACATGATAAACATCGTGTTCCTTGTAATTTTTCTACAAGAGATTTAGTTTGGTTACGTATAGGGAAGGAACGGCTTAAAGGTGAAGGAAAGAAGCTGAAACCCATACGATACGGACCCTTCAAGATACTGAAGCAATTTGGAGATAATGCTTTTCAGCTAGATTTACCACCTTGCATGCAGATATATTTTGTTATCAATGCAGAGTACTTGAAACTATTGGAACCCCCATtacttaatgaagaagaagatgatcaagAGTTAAAGTTGCCACCAGTGGAAGATTTATGGATGGATCGAGAAGAAATTCTCAAACAAGATTGTATTGTTGAGACAAAAATAACACCTACCAGGAGAGGTAATCGTGTTATGTTTCGTGTGGGACGAAAAGGACAAGTACCAAGCAAAGCTAAGTGGTTCAACAAGGAACAAGGAGAGACTGAATTCCCTCATATTCAGTTCAAAGCTTACAGGAGTTCCATCTTCCTAAAAATGGGGAGCCATGATACATGA